From Actinopolymorpha cephalotaxi, one genomic window encodes:
- the glgX gene encoding glycogen debranching protein GlgX, whose translation MSTPFQTQWWPDGGPPRGATYDGSGVTFALWAPMAERVEVCLFDDHATERRVPLTDLLFGVWSGRVPGLHPGQRYGYRVHGTWDPYTGHRFNGAKLLADPYARAITGEADDHAAVFGHVAGGDDTVRDDRDSAPYVPRSVVVDPTFDWGEDPRPYVPWSDTVLYELHVRGATMRHPDVPPELRGTYAGLAHPSVLGYLRDLGVTTVELLPVHHFVSEFVLRGRGLSNYWGYNTLGFFAPHAGYASGGTEGQQVAEFKQMVKAMHEAGLEVVLDVVYNHTAEQNEFGPTYSFRGIHNIAYYRLDGGGRRYRDLSGTGNTLNLRHPDIVRLVLDSLRYWVQDMHVDGFRFDLAPILTRGVGDVDMAGAFLAAVGQDPVLSRVKLIAEPWDLGFDGYQVGGFPAPWSEWNDRFRDAVREFWAGSADGVRDLASRLSGSSDLYRRSGRRPFASINYVTSHDGYTLRDLVSYVDKHNEANGEANDDGHNDNRSVNFGVEGETDDPEVVNLRLRQVRGLLTTLLLATGVPMLMAGDESGRTQHGNNNAYCQDNEISWLDWADEQTWPQLRDTVRALLRIRREHQVFRRPHFFHGRLDPAGGRRDVGWFAPWGEEMDDEAWHDSSLRTLGMFLAGEHTARTAPSGEPVRDDSFLLWLHGGDAPVDVTLPGPPWAMAYSVVLDTSDSLGTDQVTAGEHLRLAPHTAVVLRAV comes from the coding sequence GTGAGCACACCATTCCAGACCCAGTGGTGGCCCGACGGTGGCCCGCCGCGCGGTGCGACCTACGACGGATCCGGCGTGACGTTCGCCCTCTGGGCGCCGATGGCCGAACGCGTCGAGGTCTGCCTGTTCGACGACCACGCCACCGAGCGCCGGGTTCCGCTCACCGACCTGTTGTTCGGGGTGTGGTCGGGCCGGGTTCCCGGCCTGCACCCGGGCCAGCGGTACGGCTACCGCGTGCACGGGACGTGGGACCCCTACACCGGTCACCGGTTCAACGGCGCGAAGCTGCTGGCCGACCCGTACGCCCGGGCGATCACCGGTGAGGCCGACGACCACGCCGCGGTGTTCGGGCACGTGGCCGGCGGCGACGACACGGTGCGCGACGACCGGGACTCCGCGCCGTACGTCCCGCGTTCGGTAGTCGTCGACCCGACGTTCGACTGGGGCGAGGACCCGCGGCCGTACGTGCCGTGGAGCGACACGGTGCTGTACGAACTCCACGTACGCGGGGCGACGATGCGGCACCCGGACGTGCCGCCGGAGCTGCGCGGCACCTACGCCGGGCTCGCACACCCTTCCGTGCTGGGTTATCTGCGCGACCTCGGCGTCACCACCGTCGAACTGCTCCCCGTCCACCACTTCGTCAGCGAGTTCGTGCTGCGCGGGCGCGGCCTGTCCAACTACTGGGGCTACAACACCCTCGGCTTCTTCGCACCGCACGCCGGCTACGCCAGCGGCGGCACCGAGGGGCAGCAGGTCGCGGAGTTCAAGCAGATGGTCAAGGCGATGCACGAGGCGGGCCTGGAGGTGGTGCTGGACGTCGTCTACAACCACACCGCGGAGCAGAACGAGTTCGGCCCGACGTACTCCTTCCGCGGCATCCACAACATCGCGTACTACCGGCTGGACGGCGGCGGGCGGCGATACCGCGACCTCAGCGGCACCGGCAACACCCTCAACCTGCGCCACCCCGACATCGTGCGGCTGGTCCTGGACTCGCTGCGCTACTGGGTGCAGGACATGCACGTGGACGGCTTCCGGTTCGACCTCGCGCCGATCCTCACCCGCGGCGTGGGCGACGTGGACATGGCGGGCGCGTTCCTCGCCGCGGTCGGCCAGGACCCGGTGCTGTCGCGGGTCAAGCTGATCGCCGAGCCGTGGGACCTCGGATTCGACGGCTACCAGGTGGGCGGGTTCCCGGCGCCGTGGTCGGAGTGGAACGACCGTTTCCGCGATGCCGTACGCGAGTTCTGGGCAGGTTCGGCCGACGGCGTCCGCGACCTCGCGTCCCGGCTGTCGGGGTCCAGCGACCTCTACCGCCGCAGCGGGCGGCGGCCGTTCGCGTCCATCAACTACGTCACCTCGCACGACGGGTACACCCTGCGCGACCTGGTGAGCTACGTCGACAAGCACAACGAGGCCAACGGCGAGGCCAACGACGACGGGCACAACGACAACCGGTCGGTCAACTTCGGGGTGGAGGGCGAGACCGACGACCCGGAGGTTGTCAACCTGAGGTTGCGGCAGGTACGCGGGCTGCTCACCACCCTGCTGCTCGCGACCGGTGTGCCGATGCTGATGGCGGGCGACGAGAGCGGGCGTACCCAGCACGGCAACAACAACGCCTACTGCCAGGACAACGAGATCTCCTGGCTGGACTGGGCCGACGAGCAGACCTGGCCGCAGCTGCGCGACACCGTGCGCGCACTGCTGCGGATCCGGCGCGAGCACCAGGTGTTCCGCCGGCCGCACTTCTTCCACGGCCGGCTGGACCCGGCCGGCGGGCGGCGCGACGTCGGCTGGTTCGCGCCGTGGGGTGAGGAGATGGACGACGAGGCCTGGCACGACTCGTCCCTGCGCACCCTCGGGATGTTCCTCGCCGGAGAGCACACCGCACGGACCGCGCCGAGCGGTGAGCCCGTACGCGACGACTCGTTCCTGCTGTGGCTGCACGGCGGGGACGCCCCGGTCGACGTCACCCTGCCCGGGCCGCCGTGGGCGATGGCGTACTCCGTCGTACTCGACACCAGCGACAGCCTGGGCACCGACCAGGTGACAGCCGGGGAGCACCTGCGACTCGCCCCGCACACGGCGGTGGTCCTGCGCGCGGTGTGA
- a CDS encoding GAF domain-containing sensor histidine kinase, protein MRLVEAIVDVGSEVDVETVGTRVAAASARLTGARTAILRLGSGSSAGAGSGSGSSAARTFRHGVGTEDARRLLAGPELTAAREEVAETGEAVHRPGLLALPLPAGGPDGAEEAGSTNGTGSTDGTSTGVLYLLNRRDTSFSPDDEVAVTILGTAAVTALHNAERYETERRRRRWLRSTSELTYQLLGELDRHDAVELLVTRLREVSGADFGALLLLDPSTPGTVILESAHGEGIEGTSGGRAPLRGLTAQVVSSGQSVVSDDIRSVPGYNPPPAWHAALANVGLAMLTPLAAEGEVLGVLFAGWQQGSDSERLTATDVALVEMFANQAALALRQQRAQEERVERGVLEDRDRIAADLHERVIRLLFDVSAKLHLVAGLRDRPDVGSRVERAIGDLDAATREVRGAIFALTEPPPGTQSLHADLLAAIDRARERFGLVPRLVVHGPLESVPPKVRAELVAAARSAFDRIEEAGPPRRLQVEVHAGHDEVRLRVTWSAVDEPPGGLAYEQTATDWRAPLGVREER, encoded by the coding sequence GTGCGCCTGGTCGAGGCGATCGTCGACGTCGGTTCGGAGGTCGACGTCGAGACCGTGGGAACCCGGGTGGCCGCCGCGTCCGCCCGGCTGACCGGCGCCCGGACGGCGATCCTGCGGCTCGGCTCCGGCTCCAGCGCCGGCGCCGGGTCCGGCTCTGGGTCCAGCGCGGCGCGGACGTTCCGGCACGGTGTGGGTACCGAGGACGCGCGGCGGCTGCTCGCCGGGCCCGAACTCACCGCCGCCCGCGAGGAGGTCGCCGAGACCGGCGAAGCGGTCCACCGGCCGGGCCTGCTCGCCCTGCCGCTGCCGGCCGGCGGCCCCGACGGCGCCGAGGAGGCCGGCAGCACCAACGGCACCGGCAGCACCGACGGCACCTCCACCGGCGTGCTGTATCTGCTGAACCGGCGAGACACCTCGTTCTCCCCCGACGACGAGGTGGCGGTCACGATCCTCGGCACCGCGGCCGTGACCGCGCTGCACAACGCCGAGCGGTACGAGACCGAACGCCGCCGCCGGCGGTGGCTGCGCTCGACGTCCGAACTCACCTACCAGCTGCTCGGCGAGCTGGATCGGCACGATGCCGTGGAGCTGCTGGTCACCCGGCTGCGCGAGGTGTCCGGCGCCGACTTCGGCGCGCTGCTGCTCCTGGACCCGTCCACACCCGGCACGGTCATCCTGGAGTCCGCCCACGGCGAGGGGATCGAGGGCACGTCGGGCGGCCGGGCGCCACTGCGAGGGCTGACCGCGCAGGTCGTCTCCTCCGGGCAGAGTGTGGTCAGCGACGACATCCGTTCGGTTCCGGGATACAACCCACCGCCCGCCTGGCACGCGGCGCTGGCGAACGTGGGCCTGGCCATGCTGACGCCGCTCGCCGCGGAGGGTGAGGTGCTGGGCGTGCTGTTCGCCGGGTGGCAGCAAGGCTCCGACTCCGAACGGCTGACCGCCACCGACGTCGCCCTGGTGGAGATGTTCGCCAACCAGGCGGCGCTGGCGCTGCGGCAGCAGCGTGCGCAGGAGGAACGCGTCGAACGAGGGGTGCTGGAGGATCGGGACCGGATCGCCGCGGACCTGCACGAGCGGGTGATCCGCCTGCTGTTCGACGTCAGTGCGAAGCTGCACCTGGTCGCCGGCCTGCGCGACCGGCCCGACGTCGGCAGCCGGGTCGAGCGGGCGATCGGCGACCTGGACGCCGCCACCCGGGAGGTGCGCGGCGCCATCTTCGCGCTCACCGAACCCCCGCCCGGCACGCAGTCCCTGCACGCCGACCTGCTGGCGGCGATCGACCGGGCCCGCGAACGCTTCGGCCTGGTGCCCAGGCTGGTGGTGCACGGCCCGCTGGAGTCCGTGCCGCCGAAGGTGCGAGCCGAACTCGTCGCGGCCGCGCGGTCCGCGTTCGACCGGATCGAGGAGGCGGGGCCGCCGCGCCGCCTGCAGGTCGAGGTGCACGCCGGCCACGACGAGGTACGCCTGCGGGTCACCTGGTCCGCCGTCGACGAGCCGCCGGGCGGACTGGCGTACGAGCAGACGGCCACCGACTGGCGCGCGCCGCTCGGCGTACGGGAGGAGCGGTGA
- a CDS encoding RbsD/FucU family protein produces the protein MLRYTLIHPEILAALASAGHGSRVLIADGHYPFATAAGPNATHVFLNLSPGKLSVTDVLAALVDAAPIEAAAVMQPPPDQPTPAIFAEFGDLLPAGTPVERLDRFDFYDAAKTDDVALVIATGEQRTYANLLLTLGVASGQP, from the coding sequence ATGCTGCGCTACACCCTGATCCACCCCGAGATCCTGGCCGCGCTCGCGTCGGCCGGGCACGGCTCGCGGGTGCTGATCGCCGACGGGCACTACCCGTTCGCCACCGCGGCGGGCCCGAACGCGACGCACGTCTTCCTCAACCTGTCCCCCGGCAAGCTGTCGGTCACCGACGTGCTGGCCGCGCTGGTGGACGCCGCGCCGATCGAGGCGGCCGCGGTGATGCAGCCGCCGCCGGACCAGCCGACGCCCGCGATCTTCGCGGAGTTCGGCGACCTGCTTCCGGCCGGCACCCCGGTGGAGCGCCTGGACCGGTTCGACTTCTACGACGCGGCGAAGACCGACGACGTGGCCCTGGTCATCGCCACCGGCGAGCAGCGGACGTACGCCAACCTGCTGTTGACACTCGGCGTCGCCTCGGGCCAGCCCTAA
- a CDS encoding PhzF family phenazine biosynthesis protein, translating into MPSRPYEIVDVFTDRPYAGNPLAVVLDADGLSGEAMQTLAKEFNLSETAFVLPPRDGGDYRVRIFTPGAELPFAGHPSVGTAATLARLGRIRAGDVVQECGAGNLAVHIDGDLATITGGRPVLGATVDPGPLLAAAGLGFADLLGPPAQNAAAGHEHVLLPVTDDAVGRASLDLAAARAQGVKKVYLFSWDDERRQAHARLFAPELGVAEDPATGSAALALGVWLVGNGLVPGEGETTYTVVQGAELGRPSRLDCVVRAQAGQAYETRVTGQVAPVAAGEIRLPG; encoded by the coding sequence ATGCCCAGCAGACCGTACGAGATCGTCGACGTCTTCACCGACCGCCCCTACGCCGGCAACCCGCTCGCCGTCGTCCTGGACGCCGACGGACTGAGCGGGGAGGCGATGCAGACGCTCGCCAAGGAGTTCAACCTCTCCGAGACCGCGTTCGTGCTCCCGCCGCGAGACGGCGGCGACTACCGCGTGCGCATCTTCACCCCGGGCGCCGAGCTGCCGTTCGCGGGACACCCGAGCGTCGGGACGGCGGCGACGCTGGCCCGCCTCGGCCGGATCCGTGCAGGCGACGTCGTCCAGGAGTGCGGAGCCGGCAACCTGGCGGTGCACATCGACGGCGATCTGGCCACCATCACCGGCGGCAGGCCGGTGCTCGGCGCGACGGTCGACCCCGGACCGCTGCTCGCCGCCGCCGGCCTGGGCTTCGCCGACCTGCTCGGCCCGCCCGCCCAGAACGCCGCCGCCGGCCACGAGCACGTGCTCCTTCCCGTCACCGACGACGCCGTCGGCCGCGCGAGCCTGGACCTGGCGGCCGCCCGGGCCCAGGGCGTGAAGAAGGTCTATCTCTTCTCCTGGGACGACGAGCGGCGCCAGGCCCACGCCCGGCTGTTCGCGCCCGAACTCGGCGTCGCCGAGGACCCCGCCACCGGTTCGGCCGCACTGGCGCTCGGGGTGTGGCTGGTCGGCAACGGCCTGGTGCCCGGCGAGGGCGAGACGACCTACACCGTGGTCCAGGGCGCGGAGCTGGGCCGGCCGTCCCGGCTGGACTGCGTGGTGCGCGCGCAGGCGGGGCAGGCGTACGAGACCAGGGTCACCGGGCAGGTGGCGCCGGTGGCCGCGGGGGAGATCCGGCTACCCGGTTAG